The sequence below is a genomic window from Haemophilus pittmaniae.
TTACCATTCATTTAAAAACCTTTTTCAAGACAATAAAAAAGCATCCCGAGGGATGCTTTGTTGTTTGAAATGATATTAATCGGCTAATGTGGCAGTAAAATTTGGGAGCCAGTCGGCGGCGTATTGTTCGTGATCATCGACGTTAATTACATCGATTTTTAGGCTGTCGCATAAACGTTGTGCGCCTTTTTCAGCCAAGAGGTTTTCTAAATGGCGGACGGCGTAGCAGAAGGTGTCGTAATCGGAATTGCCAAGGCCGACAATTGCGTAGCGCAGTTGGCTGAAATCGGCATCGGATGCGGCAACTTGCTGGTAAAAGGGCTTAAGATTATCGGGTAATTCTCCGGCG
It includes:
- the mioC gene encoding FMN-binding protein MioC, with amino-acid sequence MQIAIISGSTLGGAEYVAERLADELGEQGFSCDLLAGPQLSEVNAAVWLIVTSTHGAGELPDNLKPFYQQVAASDADFSQLRYAIVGLGNSDYDTFCYAVRHLENLLAEKGAQRLCDSLKIDVINVDDHEQYAADWLPNFTATLAD